The stretch of DNA CTTTTTCTTGTTTATGTtgcagttggggacaacaatgGCTTGTTGTTTGGTCGCAGATACTTCCAGTGCAGAGAGAGGCATGGGGTTTTTGTCAGAGCTGACAAGATTCGATTTATACCATCAGTAAGATGGTAAGATATAAATTCAAGTATAAGACCTGTTTCTTTGAGGATATGTTTATGCTTGCATGTGGATAAATGTACTAACAGGTGCTTTCTTGTGTGCAAGTGCAGCTTTTTTCTTCAGTACACTGTAgttatgtatgtgcatgttccggaattgttgttgctgctgctgttgttgttgttcacgtTGTTAGACTTGCTGTAAAAGGGTGATCTTCTTGCCTCCCAGGcatttacttcttttttttttcatttccccCCAAAAATGTCAGATTTGTTTGATGATTTTTCTTTTTGCTGCAGTTTATACAACAGATACCACAAAGTGGCAGATGGTCCTTACGTAGAAGAGCCTTTGTTTGACACAGCACGTAAGTTTAACAAACTTGTCttgcatacatgtatgtgtttgtgtttgtgtgttgcccTGTCCTACTTCTCCGTTgactgttgttattgttgcatgTTGTCATCGAAAATCATGATTTTGGAAGAAGCATGGATTTGTGTTTATATCTTACACACAAAAAGCTTCCATCTATAATGATAGATAATTGATAGGGTTTTTTTCAATTGACATTGATCAGATTTTCAATTACAAATACATGTATGATGGTGCCCAAATGTGTTGCTCAGTGTCacaattttaatcataattttgtgttcatatcaattatcatgttgtGAAAAGACaatcaaacacaaaaataatCTCATTGTCTAGATTTGTAATGTGACATAAGAAATGTTTACATTTATTTTAATCATGGCCAAATGAGGCAAAGTGCTATTATAACATCTGATAAAACAAAGGGACTTCAGTTACTTCAAAGCCTGAAAGCTAGCTGTCTTCTCATTGCAGGTCCAGGGGTGAAGGATGGTCCATATGATCCAGTCTGCATGTCATCAGATGCGTTAGTTAGAGCTCGCAGCTCTGTTGGAGGTGAGTACCAGTAATGTTTCTTGTGAAACCAGGATTCATAGATTTTACACTTTTATTTGAGCTTGGGGCATGACACATCTTTCCAGCTGTTTTGATGGATACTTTTTGCATTAAGAATATCATTAAAGCATatggggtgtgtgtttgtgagtgtgtctgtaccTCTGGGTTTCAGGGTATGCAAAGgcacatgtgtgcatgtgtaagACTGAGAGTTTTGTATTCTGAAATGTTCCCTTTTTTTAAGGAAAGAGATGGTTGAGGTTTCATTTTGGGTTCACTATGAGTTTGATTGGTGAGGGCTTGGCACAAATATTTGCCTGCTGCAGATGATGTAGAGCTTATCGTATAAACAGTGAGAGTCACAGTCTTTAACCACAAGTGGGATTAGAGCTTTAAGGGGTTTGGGGAATTGTTGAAAGTGTTcgctgtgtatacatgtgtgtatatatcagtgtgtatagcatatatgaatattgtgtgaacagtacatgtggtgatttttgtccgtatggttaactgttttatgtaggttaatgtacatttaattgttctattctgtatatgttcttttgtaaagggcctagagccataggttaggcacttaaaaatgtccagttatttatcattattatcattttgTTGGGAAATCGGCATGCTTTGTCAAATGCCAAAAATTGCAACAAATGCCCAGTTGGATGGCTGGTGGGTTTGCTCACCTACCTTTGTCTTATTTTATGTCACAGATTACTCCTTGTCCAGTGCGATGTGGAAGAGACAAACACAACACCCTCTACGCCACTCCATCAGCAGCCGAGTACCGGCAGCCACCATGCTCCGTCCAGAGACATCCATGGCCTCTTTCCGCTACAGGGGGATGTACCCTTACCACAGCCAGTACAACATCGAAGACGATTTTATCAGCAGTCCCTCCATTCCCAAAGTACACATGCCGCACTCTGCACTTGTTAAGCAAGTCCAAAGGGGTTGGAGTGGTGCGCACTATGTTAGGGAAATGTCTGCCCCAACAGGGAGAGAAACCATGAAGCTTTCACAATGGAATGACGTTACTGTGTAGTCTTTTTGGGTTTAGTACCAGGGCTTGTAAAAACTGGATGCTGTTTAATCCTTACGCACATGAATTGAAGGGAAATGTATCTGAGTATAAGtatgaaaagaaaaattaagaaaacaaacaagcaacttatttggaatctttgttgttgtatgaCTTTTGAAGAAATTTTGTATTTTTGCTTTTGTAAGGGTTGAATGTTTGGAAAAAAATTTACTTTcgtttgtcttttctttcaaatcaCTGCTTATTGTTTTGACAAAATTGAAGATTTTAATGcatgtctttttcttctttttccttttttttattacCTGCATACATTATTTTTGTAAAATATAACTGGTAACAGGctaaggttgttgttgttttttgttttatggATTCCAAAGCAAGGTTGCATAAACGTGAACCAAGCTGCATCAGAAAAGTTGTTGGTCAACTGAGGGAAAAGCAAAGGTAAGCTTCTTTTAATGACAAAGACTTCAGCTTCAAATAAACAAAGTCGATGTTATATTTCCATATTCATGCAAACAACTGTCTTGTGAATGTGCATGTGAATTTTCTGTGA from Littorina saxatilis isolate snail1 linkage group LG13, US_GU_Lsax_2.0, whole genome shotgun sequence encodes:
- the LOC138983573 gene encoding uncharacterized protein — protein: MVLFNNVYVGQKVEVFWGRGIFRGTVQYKGSVASKKGEWVGIALDKPVGDNNGLLFGRRYFQCRERHGVFVRADKIRFIPSVRCLYNRYHKVADGPYVEEPLFDTARPGVKDGPYDPVCMSSDALVRARSSVGDYSLSSAMWKRQTQHPLRHSISSRVPAATMLRPETSMASFRYRGMYPYHSQYNIEDDFISSPSIPKVHMPHSALVKQVQRGWSGAHYVREMSAPTGRETMKLSQWNDVTV